One window of Athalia rosae chromosome 2, iyAthRosa1.1, whole genome shotgun sequence genomic DNA carries:
- the LOC105688435 gene encoding actin-related protein 1: MEPYDVIVNQPVVIDNGSGVIKAGFAGGQVPKCRFPNYIGRPKHVRVMAGALEGDLFVGPIAEEHRGLLSLSYPMEHGIVTDWNDMERIWSYVYSKDQLATFSEEHPVLLTEAPLNPRKNREKAAEIFFETFNVPALFVSMQAVLSLYATGRTTGVVLDAGDGVTHAVPIYEGFAMPHSIMRVDIAGRDISRYLRLLLRKEGINFKTSAEFEIVRTIKERSCYLAGNPQKEETVETEKFQYTLPDGSNLEIGPARFRAPEVLFRPDLIGEECEGLHEVLMYSIQKSDLDLRKVLYQNIVLSGGSTLFRGFGDRLLSEIRKLSPKDIKIRISAPQERLYSTWIGGSILASLDTFKKMWVSKQEYDQEGSRAIHRKTF; this comes from the exons ATGGAACCCTATGACGTTATCGTAAATCAACCGGTTGTAATAGACAAT GGTTCCGGTGTAATAAAAGCGGGATTTGCTGGTGGTCAGGTACCAAAATGCAGATTTCCAAATTA CATCGGAAGGCCAAAACATGTTCGTGTGATGGCTGGTGCTTTGGAAGGAGACCTTTTCGTTGGTCCGATAGCGGAGGAGCACAGAGGTCTTTTGTCCCTGAGTTATCCAATGGAACATGGTATTGTAACAGACTGGAATGATATGGAAAGAATTTGGTCATACGTCTACAGCAAAGACCAGTTAGCAACTTTTAGTGAAGAACATCCGGTACTTTTAACTGAGGCACCATTGAACCCcaggaaaaatagagaaaaggcTGCTGAAATATTCTTTGAGACGTTCAATGTTCCTGCTCTATTCGTCTCGATGCAGGCAGTACTTAGTTT ATACGCCACAGGCAGAACAACTGGAGTTGTTTTGGATGCAGGCGATGGTGTAACTCATGCTGTTCCAATATACGAAGGTTTTGCAATGCCACACAGTATAATGCGAGTTGATATAGCTGGTAGAGACATTAGCAGGTACCTTAGATTACTCCTACGCAAAGAGGGTATCAACTTCAAGACTTCGGCAGAGTTTGAAATTGTCAGAACCATTAAAGAGAGGTCTTGCTACTTGGCAGGAAATCCACAAAAGGAAGAGACtgttgaaacggaaaaattccaGTACACTCTACCAGATGGAAGTAATCTAGAG ATTGGACCAGCCAGATTCAGGGCTCCAGAGGTACTTTTCAGACCAGATCTCATTGGTGAGGAATGTGAAGGGCTTCATGAGGTTCTTATGTATTCGATTCAGAAGTCCGACTTGGATCTGAGGAAGGTTCTTTATCAGAATATCGTGCTCTCAGGAGGATCGACACTTTTCCGA gGATTTGGAGACAGGTTACTATCGGAAATTCGCAAACTGTCGCCAAAAGATATCAAAATCAGG atATCTGCGCCACAGGAAAGACTGTACAGTACCTGGATTGGAGGTTCGATTTTAGCTTCACTGGATACGTTTAAAAAGATGTGGGTCAGCAAACAAGAATATGATCAAGAAGGGAGTAGAGCAATTCATCGTAAAACATTTTGA
- the LOC105688436 gene encoding 60S ribosomal protein L26: protein MKFNSLVSSSRRKNRKRHFTAPSHIRRRLMSAPLSKELRQKYNVRSMPIRKDDEVQVVRGHYKGQQVGKVVQVYRKKFVVYVERIQREKANGASVYVGIDPSKTVIVKLKMDKDRKKIIDRRSKGRLAALGKDKGKYTEDTTAAMETS from the exons ATGAAGTTTAATAGCTTGGTCTCCTCGTCGCGCAGGAAAAATCGCAAAAGGCATTTTACTGCCCCCTCTCACATCAGAAGGCGGCTCATGAGCGCACCCCTTTCCAAGGAACTGCGACAAAAGTACAATGTACGCTCCATGCCCATCCGTAAGGATGATGAAGTTCAG GTTGTTCGCGGCCACTATAAGGGGCAACAAGTCGGTAAAGTGGTTCAGGTATACAGAAAAAAGTTTGTTGTATATGTTGAACGAATTCAGAGGGAGAAAGCCAACGGAGCTAGCGTGTATGTCGGCATCGACCCCTCCAAG ACGGTAATTGTTAAGTTGAAAATGGACAAGGATCGCAAGAAGATCATTGACAGAAGGAGTAAGGGCCGCCTTGCTGCTCTGGGCAAGGACAAGGGCAAATACACTGAGGACACCACTGCAGCAATGGAGACTTCATAA
- the LOC105688408 gene encoding short/branched chain specific acyl-CoA dehydrogenase, mitochondrial, with protein sequence MNSVRSIVRQLPRRFLEGRQFHRSASLSQTAGPRPLTEFTDDELMMRETVAKFAKDEIAPVVRKMEKEGKVDDGVLQSLFQNGLMGMEIPEQYGGTGSNFMSTILTVEEVSKVDGAVGALVDIHNTLVNSLIIKVGNEEQKAKYLPNLAQKYPGSFCLTEPGSGSDAFSLKTEAKKDGSDYIINGTKMWISNSDIAGVFLVFANANPSAGYRGITTFFVDRDTPGLSVAKPEDKLGIKASGTCMVHFDNVRVPESNILGEFGHGYKYAAGFLNEGRIGIGAQMIGIAQGCLDATIPYTLERKQFGQDIFSFQGMQHQIAQVVTDLEAARLLVYNAARLVEAKKPFVKEAAMAKLVASETALKVTSKCIDFMGGVGFTTDFPQEKFFRDCKIGTIYEGTSNMQLSTIAKAIRTQYS encoded by the exons ATGAACTCAGTCAGATCAATCGTTCGTCAA ctACCGAGGAGGTTTTTAGAAGGAAGACAGTTTCACAGGTCCGCTTCGCTATCTCAGACAGCGGGTCCACGTCCGCTCACGGAATTCACCGACGATGAATTGATGATGAGGGAAACTG TCGCCAAGTTTGCCAAAGATGAAATCGCACCGGTTGtacgaaaaatggaaaaagaaggaaaggtCGACGATGGCGTATTGCAGAGTCTTTTTCAAAACGGC cTTATGGGAATGGAAATTCCTGAACAGTACGGAGGCACCGGTAGCAACTTTATGTCAACCATATTGACGGTAGAAGAGGTGTCAAAAGTTGATGGTGCTGTTGGAGCCCTTGTTGATATTCACAATACCCTAGTGAATTCTTTGATCATCAAAGTCGGCAATGAGGAACAGAAAGCTAAATATTTGCCAAATCTTGCGCAGAAATAT CCAGGTAGTTTTTGCCTGACAGAACCAGGCTCGGGATCGGATGCATTTTCATTGAAGACAGAAGCGAAGAAAGATGGCTCAGATTATATCATTAATGGAACCAAGATGTGGATTTCAAACTCCGACATCGCGGGAGTGTTCCTGGTATTTGCCAACGCAAATCCTTCGGCA GGTTATCGAGGTATAACGACCTTTTTCGTTGACCGAGATACTCCTGGACTTTCGGTAGCCAAACCAGAGGATAAGCTCGGTATCAAAGCGTCTGGAACTTGTATGGTACACTTCGACAACGTCAGG GTACCAGAAAGTAATATACTTGGGGAGTTCGGACATGGATACAAATATGCTGCAGGGTTTCTCAACGAAGGCAGGATCGGTATCGGAGCCCAGATGATCGGTATAGCCCAGGGATGCCTGGATGCCACTATACCTTATACGCTTGAGAGAAAACAATTTGGACAAGACATCTTTTCGTTCCAG GGAATGCAACACCAAATTGCTCAAGTCGTTACAGATCTTGAGGCTGCTAGACTGCTGGTTTACAATGCGGCACGTCTTGTAGAGGCAAAGAAGCCATTTGTAAAGGAAGCAGCTATGGCTAAGCTAGTTGCATCTG aAACGGCATTAAAAGTAACTTCAAAGTGCATCGACTTTATGGGAGGTGTTGGGTTTACCACGGACTTCCCGCAGGAGAAATTCTTCAGGGATTGCAAAATTGGTACAATTTATGAAGGAACCAGCAACATGCAATTGTCCACAATTGCAAAAGCAATACGTACGCAATACTCCTGA
- the LOC105688410 gene encoding protein FMC1 homolog isoform X4 produces MMNANLKILRSLISEIRHVAREKKMEDNIMVQYILQQSRIHRETSEVLCKAREELKFLGQTYLNYLQAQRKYEEIRKHYAGRGERSVQETADLVGFKLPHDPK; encoded by the coding sequence ATGATGAacgcaaatttgaaaatactgCGGTCTCTGATCAGCGAGATAAGGCATGTagcaagagaaaagaaaatggaagacaACATAATGGTGCAGTACATATTGCAACAGTCGAGGATTCACAGGGAGACTTCCGAGGTACTCTGCAAGGCACgtgaagaattgaaattccTCGGACAGACGTACCTGAACTACTTGCAGGCGCAAAGAAAATACGAAGAGATCAGAAAGCACTACGCTGGAAGGGGTGAGAGAAGTGTACAGGAAACCGCGGATCTTGTCGGGTTCAAGTTACCCCACGATcccaaataa
- the LOC105688410 gene encoding protein FMC1 homolog isoform X3 — MKRKFLGIGRTGIMYLSVDPDQMSSGADDNNTVLRSMMNANLKILRSLISEIRHVAREKKMEDNIMVQYILQQSRIHRETSEVLCKAREELKFLGQTYLNYLQAQRKYEEIRKHYAGRGERSVQETADLVGFKLPHDPK; from the exons ATGAAAAGGAAGTTTCTGGGGATCGGCAGGACCGGAATAATGTATTTATCCGTTGATCCGGATCAGATGTCTTCCGGTGccgacgataataatacc GTCCTGAGATCCATGATGAacgcaaatttgaaaatactgCGGTCTCTGATCAGCGAGATAAGGCATGTagcaagagaaaagaaaatggaagacaACATAATGGTGCAGTACATATTGCAACAGTCGAGGATTCACAGGGAGACTTCCGAGGTACTCTGCAAGGCACgtgaagaattgaaattccTCGGACAGACGTACCTGAACTACTTGCAGGCGCAAAGAAAATACGAAGAGATCAGAAAGCACTACGCTGGAAGGGGTGAGAGAAGTGTACAGGAAACCGCGGATCTTGTCGGGTTCAAGTTACCCCACGATcccaaataa
- the LOC105688410 gene encoding uncharacterized protein LOC105688410 isoform X1, translating into MDTSEGFKFVSRRKRGKRISNAVSRNGEPRNTEETEFDADKLSRRLSEAQSELATSEYVNEVFQALVKCQKLLSIHRIEEILCYGLGHFSDHVLRSMMNANLKILRSLISEIRHVAREKKMEDNIMVQYILQQSRIHRETSEVLCKAREELKFLGQTYLNYLQAQRKYEEIRKHYAGRGERSVQETADLVGFKLPHDPK; encoded by the exons ATGGACACATCCGAGGGTTTTAAATTCGTGTCTCGTAGAAAACGAGGAAAGCGTATTTCAAACGCTGTGAGTCGTAACGGGGAACCAAGGAATACCGAAGAAACTGAATTTGATGCTGATAAATTGAGTCG CAGGCTTAGCGAAGCCCAAAGTGAACTCGCAACCTCTGAATACGTAAATGAGGTTTTTCAGGCCCTCGTGAAATGCCAGAAACTCTTAAGCATCCACAGGATTGAGGAGATATTATGTTATGGTCTCGGCCATTTTTCAGACCAT GTCCTGAGATCCATGATGAacgcaaatttgaaaatactgCGGTCTCTGATCAGCGAGATAAGGCATGTagcaagagaaaagaaaatggaagacaACATAATGGTGCAGTACATATTGCAACAGTCGAGGATTCACAGGGAGACTTCCGAGGTACTCTGCAAGGCACgtgaagaattgaaattccTCGGACAGACGTACCTGAACTACTTGCAGGCGCAAAGAAAATACGAAGAGATCAGAAAGCACTACGCTGGAAGGGGTGAGAGAAGTGTACAGGAAACCGCGGATCTTGTCGGGTTCAAGTTACCCCACGATcccaaataa
- the LOC105688410 gene encoding uncharacterized protein LOC105688410 isoform X2: MDTSEGFKFVSRRKRGKRISNAVSRNGEPRNTEETEFDADKLSRLSEAQSELATSEYVNEVFQALVKCQKLLSIHRIEEILCYGLGHFSDHVLRSMMNANLKILRSLISEIRHVAREKKMEDNIMVQYILQQSRIHRETSEVLCKAREELKFLGQTYLNYLQAQRKYEEIRKHYAGRGERSVQETADLVGFKLPHDPK, translated from the exons ATGGACACATCCGAGGGTTTTAAATTCGTGTCTCGTAGAAAACGAGGAAAGCGTATTTCAAACGCTGTGAGTCGTAACGGGGAACCAAGGAATACCGAAGAAACTGAATTTGATGCTGATAAATTGAGTCG GCTTAGCGAAGCCCAAAGTGAACTCGCAACCTCTGAATACGTAAATGAGGTTTTTCAGGCCCTCGTGAAATGCCAGAAACTCTTAAGCATCCACAGGATTGAGGAGATATTATGTTATGGTCTCGGCCATTTTTCAGACCAT GTCCTGAGATCCATGATGAacgcaaatttgaaaatactgCGGTCTCTGATCAGCGAGATAAGGCATGTagcaagagaaaagaaaatggaagacaACATAATGGTGCAGTACATATTGCAACAGTCGAGGATTCACAGGGAGACTTCCGAGGTACTCTGCAAGGCACgtgaagaattgaaattccTCGGACAGACGTACCTGAACTACTTGCAGGCGCAAAGAAAATACGAAGAGATCAGAAAGCACTACGCTGGAAGGGGTGAGAGAAGTGTACAGGAAACCGCGGATCTTGTCGGGTTCAAGTTACCCCACGATcccaaataa
- the LOC105688409 gene encoding uncharacterized protein LOC105688409 isoform X2, protein MYQLGISAATAEAPCTRMSITLGANRWASRIVVVLQLAAWSAVGMVLLQKGVSSLQKTAEARNATKVNFTETVVDAEVRRIFGEDDRVAAHSSALRFGSSNDREEVESDRLDEPSPLEKNPHETGFLGDAEWEEVFGISSDLKKRHSTSGEQEHAANTVSPLSTSRSSNHFSGSSKLDEFDAPSPRIGSGAVGGSGKNSLPDFPDSLLGPEEEPVDQDKEDGDSTTTLGTDPMAPYEKYDNTLEAKNKMKMSNLSGGGAAAAVAMVAVGAVMLVLGPAVIVLRALDERRQERRFLKLSGQDDLPPSYEQATLMDEAPRYSTLSLNTIGGTSQQLGTAVAHTVTTTVPINDSVNRIQEV, encoded by the exons ATGTACCAGTTGGGAATCAGCGCAGCGACCGCGGAGGCCCCTTGCACCAGGATGTCGATTACGCTAGGGGCGAACAGGTGGGCCTCGaggatcgtcgtcgttctccAATTGGCTGCCTGGAGCGCAGTGGGGATGGTTCTCCTCCAGAAGGGGGTTTCCTCGTTGCAAAAAACCGCCGAGGCAAGGAACGCCACCAAG GTGAACTTTACCGAAACCGTGGTCGACGCCGAGGTGAGAAGAATTTTCGGTGAAGACGATCGCGTCGCCGCTCACAGTTCGGCGTTGCGCTTCGGATCGAGCAACGATCGCGAGGAGGTGGAATCCGATCGTCTCGACGAGCCTTCTCCGTTGGAGAAGAATCCGCACGAGACGGGATTTCTCGGTGACGCCGAGTGGGAAGAAGTTTTCGGTATATCCTCCGACCTGAAAAAGAGGCATTCCACCTCCGGAGAACAGGAACATGCGGCGAACACCGTGTCGCCGTTATCGACGTCGCGGTCCTCGAACCATTTTTCGGGAAGTTCCAAGTTGGACGAATTCGACGCACCGTCCCCGAGAATCGGGAGCGGCGCGGTCGGCGGGTCGGGAAAAAATTCCTTACCTGATTTTCCAGACTCCTTATTGGGCCCCGAGGAGGAACCGGTGGACCAGGACAAAGAGGACGGAGATTCCACCACAACTTTGGGAACGGATCCGATGGCTCCGTACGAGAAATACGACAACACGTTGGAGgcaaaaaataagatgaaaatgtCGAACCTGAGCGGCGGTGGAGCTGCCGCCGCGGTAGCTATGGTCGCTGTTGGCGCCGTTATGCTGGTGTTGGGACCCGCGGTCATCGTACTCAGGGCTCTGGACGAAAGGAGGCAGGAAAGAAGGTTCCTAAAATTATCCGGACAGGACGATCTTCCCCCGAGTTACGAACAGGCCACCCTCATGGACGAGGCCCCGAGATATTCGACTCTCAGTCTCAACACGATCGGTGGAACGTCCCAGCAACTGGGAACGGCAGTTGCCCACACAGTGACGACGACTGTTCCAATTAACGACTCTGTCAACAGGATTCAAGAGGTCTGA
- the LOC105688409 gene encoding uncharacterized protein LOC105688409 isoform X1 — MYQLGISAATAEAPCTRMSITLGANRWASRIVVVLQLAAWSAVGMVLLQKGVSSLQKTAEARNATKYNDPQVNFTETVVDAEVRRIFGEDDRVAAHSSALRFGSSNDREEVESDRLDEPSPLEKNPHETGFLGDAEWEEVFGISSDLKKRHSTSGEQEHAANTVSPLSTSRSSNHFSGSSKLDEFDAPSPRIGSGAVGGSGKNSLPDFPDSLLGPEEEPVDQDKEDGDSTTTLGTDPMAPYEKYDNTLEAKNKMKMSNLSGGGAAAAVAMVAVGAVMLVLGPAVIVLRALDERRQERRFLKLSGQDDLPPSYEQATLMDEAPRYSTLSLNTIGGTSQQLGTAVAHTVTTTVPINDSVNRIQEV; from the exons ATGTACCAGTTGGGAATCAGCGCAGCGACCGCGGAGGCCCCTTGCACCAGGATGTCGATTACGCTAGGGGCGAACAGGTGGGCCTCGaggatcgtcgtcgttctccAATTGGCTGCCTGGAGCGCAGTGGGGATGGTTCTCCTCCAGAAGGGGGTTTCCTCGTTGCAAAAAACCGCCGAGGCAAGGAACGCCACCAAG TACAACGATCCGCAGGTGAACTTTACCGAAACCGTGGTCGACGCCGAGGTGAGAAGAATTTTCGGTGAAGACGATCGCGTCGCCGCTCACAGTTCGGCGTTGCGCTTCGGATCGAGCAACGATCGCGAGGAGGTGGAATCCGATCGTCTCGACGAGCCTTCTCCGTTGGAGAAGAATCCGCACGAGACGGGATTTCTCGGTGACGCCGAGTGGGAAGAAGTTTTCGGTATATCCTCCGACCTGAAAAAGAGGCATTCCACCTCCGGAGAACAGGAACATGCGGCGAACACCGTGTCGCCGTTATCGACGTCGCGGTCCTCGAACCATTTTTCGGGAAGTTCCAAGTTGGACGAATTCGACGCACCGTCCCCGAGAATCGGGAGCGGCGCGGTCGGCGGGTCGGGAAAAAATTCCTTACCTGATTTTCCAGACTCCTTATTGGGCCCCGAGGAGGAACCGGTGGACCAGGACAAAGAGGACGGAGATTCCACCACAACTTTGGGAACGGATCCGATGGCTCCGTACGAGAAATACGACAACACGTTGGAGgcaaaaaataagatgaaaatgtCGAACCTGAGCGGCGGTGGAGCTGCCGCCGCGGTAGCTATGGTCGCTGTTGGCGCCGTTATGCTGGTGTTGGGACCCGCGGTCATCGTACTCAGGGCTCTGGACGAAAGGAGGCAGGAAAGAAGGTTCCTAAAATTATCCGGACAGGACGATCTTCCCCCGAGTTACGAACAGGCCACCCTCATGGACGAGGCCCCGAGATATTCGACTCTCAGTCTCAACACGATCGGTGGAACGTCCCAGCAACTGGGAACGGCAGTTGCCCACACAGTGACGACGACTGTTCCAATTAACGACTCTGTCAACAGGATTCAAGAGGTCTGA
- the LOC105688412 gene encoding uncharacterized protein LOC105688412 isoform X1: protein MSSPIEIDQVQESGGIPGNPPVTTERRYGFSQIGCAAAVILIIAAGGVGAALIVGVTDAGILLAVILPVLGFATALASLFLWWQNKRAIRQRKAAADEWVSTTYAGQQAQATSRLSDTSRNSNSSGWFRRFSQRTSTQSTPPPGYQSVVGAS, encoded by the exons ATGTCATCTCCGATCGAAATTGATCAAGTTCAAGAGAGCGGTGGAATACCAGGAAACCCACCTGTGACCACCG AACGCCGCTATGGATTCTCTCAGATAGGATGTGCAGCCGCTGTCATCCTTATCATAGCTGCTGGAGGGGTCGGGGCAGCTCTGATCGTGGGGGTAACTGATGCAGGAATATTGCTTGCTGTTATATTACCAGTTCTAGGATTCGCCACAGCACTAGCAAGTCTGTTCCTGTGGTGGCAGAACAAAAGAGCGATACGACAACGTAAAGCAGCAGCTGATGAGTGGGTGTCTACTACCTATGCAGGGCAG CAGGCACAGGCCACCTCAAGATTATCTGACACATCCAGGAATAGTAATTCCAGTGGTTGGTTCAGAAGATTTTCCCAGAGGACTTCGACGCAGTCAACTCCGCCACCGGGTTATCAAAGTGTTGTTGGTGCAAGCTAA
- the LOC105688412 gene encoding uncharacterized protein LOC105688412 isoform X2, with amino-acid sequence MSSPIEIDQVQESGGIPGNPPVTTERRYGFSQIGCAAAVILIIAAGGVGAALIVGVTDAGILLAVILPVLGFATALASLFLWWQNKRAIRQRKAAADEWVSTTYAGQAQATSRLSDTSRNSNSSGWFRRFSQRTSTQSTPPPGYQSVVGAS; translated from the exons ATGTCATCTCCGATCGAAATTGATCAAGTTCAAGAGAGCGGTGGAATACCAGGAAACCCACCTGTGACCACCG AACGCCGCTATGGATTCTCTCAGATAGGATGTGCAGCCGCTGTCATCCTTATCATAGCTGCTGGAGGGGTCGGGGCAGCTCTGATCGTGGGGGTAACTGATGCAGGAATATTGCTTGCTGTTATATTACCAGTTCTAGGATTCGCCACAGCACTAGCAAGTCTGTTCCTGTGGTGGCAGAACAAAAGAGCGATACGACAACGTAAAGCAGCAGCTGATGAGTGGGTGTCTACTACCTATGCAGGGCAG GCACAGGCCACCTCAAGATTATCTGACACATCCAGGAATAGTAATTCCAGTGGTTGGTTCAGAAGATTTTCCCAGAGGACTTCGACGCAGTCAACTCCGCCACCGGGTTATCAAAGTGTTGTTGGTGCAAGCTAA
- the LOC105688407 gene encoding 26S proteasome non-ATPase regulatory subunit 4: MVLESTMICVDNSDYMRNGDFLPTRLQAQQDAVNLVCHSKTRSNPENNVGLITLANVEVLATLTSDVGRILSKLHQVQPNGNLSLITGIRIAHLALKHRQGKNHKMRIVAFVGSPIQLDEKELVKLAKRLKKEKVNVDIISFGEETINNEVLTSFINALNGKDGTGSHLVTVPPGPHLSDALISSPIIQGEDGMGAAGMGGAAFEFGVDPNEDPELALALRVSMEEQRQRQEDEARRAQATDAPAKQPETIKEAPNEEAMLKRALAMSLEGAEDSGPTTDAVVTTAGNVPDFAHMSEEEQIAFAMQMSMQDQQEPEAGKDEAMDVEEDYAAVMSDPAFLQSVLENLPGVDPQSEAVRQAVGSLQQNKDKQEKEKK; the protein is encoded by the exons ATGGTGCTTGAAAGTACGATGATATG TGTCGACAACAGCGACTACATGAGAAATGGCGACTTTCTTCCAACCCGTTTACAGGCCCAACAGGATGCTGTCAATCTAGTTTGCCATTCCAAAACGCGGTCGAATCCTGAAAACAACGTAGGACTCATAACACTGGCCAA CGTTGAAGTGTTGGCTACATTGACGAGTGATGTTGGGCGCATTCTGTCAAAACTTCATCAAGTGCAGCCAAATGGAAACCTGAGTTTGATTACAGGAATCAGAATTGCTCAT cTTGCCCTAAAACATCGCCAGGGAAAGAATCACAAGATGCGTATCGTAGCGTTTGTTGGAAGTCCTATTCAGCTCGATGAGAAGGAGTTGGTAAAACTGGCAAAGCGTTTAAAGAAGGAGAAAGTAAACGTAGACATAATTAGCTTTGGCGAAGAAACCATCAACAACGAAGTGCTAACTTCTTTCATAAACGCTTTGAATGGCAAAGACGGCACTGGGAGTCATCTTGTCACCGTTCCACCTGGTCCCCACCTATCAGATGCTCTTATATCCTCTCCTATTATTCAAGGGGAGGATGGAATGGGCGCTGCAGGAATGGGCGGCGCCGCTTTTGAGTTCGGCGTTGATCCCAATGAGGATCCAGAGCTTGCGCTG GCGCTTCGTGTCTCAATGGAAGAGCAGCGACAGAGACAAGAAGACGAAGCCAGGCGAGCTCAGGCGACTGATGCTCCAGCGAAGCAACCGGAGACAATAAAAGAGGCTCCGAATGAAGAAGCTATGCTAAAACGGGCCCTGGCCATGTCTCTCGAAGGTGCAGAGGACTCAGGGCCAACCACAGATGCTGTTGTTACTACTGCAGGAAATGTTCCGGACTTTGCCCATATGAGTGAAGAAGAGCAAATCGCATTTGCCATGCAGATGTCGATGCAGGACCAAC AGGAGCCTGAAGCTGGAAAAGACGAAGCGATGGATGTGGAAGAGGATTATGCCGCAGTAATGTCTGATCCTGCGTTCCTTCAAtctgtactcgaaaatctcCCAGGTGTCGATCCCCAGTCTGAAGCTGTACGTCAAGCGGTTGGCTCTCTGCAGCAAAACAAGGACAAacaagaaaaggagaagaaatga